One segment of Castanea sativa cultivar Marrone di Chiusa Pesio chromosome 3, ASM4071231v1 DNA contains the following:
- the LOC142629025 gene encoding uncharacterized protein LOC142629025, whose product MKKDAHFEWDEACSNAFACIKRYLLNPPVLSALIPRKPLVLYIAAQERSLGALMAQENKEGKERALYYLSRTLNGAELNYSPIEKMCLALFFAIDKLEHYMQAHTVRLVAKADPIKYVLARPVVSGRIARWVVLLQQYDLAYVPQKAIKGQVLADFLADHPVPSDWEFSDDFPDEDVFYIEVMQPWMMFFDGAARQEGAGAGVVFVSAQRQILLYSFSLSELCSNNVAEYQALIIGLQMAIEIGISQLEIFWDSKLIINQILEQYDVKKEDLVPYCKYAKKLLANFEAITLEHIPRKENRQADALANLATALALSQEETARVAIS is encoded by the coding sequence ATGAAGAAGGATGCGCACTTTGAATGGGATGAGGCTTGCAGCAATGCTTTTGCATGCATTAAAAGATACTTGCTTAATCCTCCAGTTTTAAGTGCTCTTATCCCCAGAAAGCCTTTGGTACTGTACATCGCAGCACAAGAAAGGTCTCTAGGTGCTCTTatggcacaagaaaataaagaggggAAAGAAAGGGCCCTTTATTATCTAAGTCGAACTCTCAATGgagctgaattaaattattctcctattGAAAAGATGTGCCTCGCTCTTTTCTTTGCCATAGACAAACTAGAGCACTACATGCAAGCACATACGGTTCGATTGGTAGCAAAGGCGGATCCAATTAAATATGTCCTCGCCAGGCCAGTGGTTTCGGGTCGCATAGCTCGATGGGTAGTCTTACTGCAACAATACGACCTTGCATATGTTCCGCAAAAAGCTATCAAAGGACAAGTATTGGCAGATTTCTTAGCTGATCACCCAGTTCCATCTGATTGGGAGTTCTCTGATGACTTCCCGGATGAAGatgtgttttacattgaagtaatgcaaccatggatgatgtttttcGATGGGGCTGCACGTCAAGAAGGAGCGGGGGCAGGTGTAGTGTTTGTTTCTGCACAACGACAAATACTTCTATACTCGTTCTCATTAAGCGAACTTTGCTCTAACAATGTAGCCGAATATCAAGCATTGATCATTGGTCTACAGATGGCCATTGAGATTGGCATATCGCAACTTGAGATCTTTTgggattccaaattaattatcaaccaaatctTGGAGCAGTATGATGTCAAGAAAGAAGACCTTGTCCCTTATTGCAAATATGCGAAGAAGTTGCTCGCAAATTTTGAGGCAATTACATTGGAACATATACCAAGGAAGGAGAATAGACAGGCTGATGCTTTAGCTAATTTGGCTACCGCCTTAGCATTATCCCAAGAAGAGACAGCCAGAGTTGCTATTTCCTAA